A genomic segment from Bradyrhizobium diazoefficiens USDA 110 encodes:
- a CDS encoding helix-turn-helix domain-containing protein — protein sequence MIPHYFLYEEAASKVEPSFLHIEPIPVRSGRHNWTIRTHTHPDHHQVLVISKGGGAIEVEGVSWEVSPPALVIIPALTIHAIRFRPGTDGYVITVALPFLQSALDDDANLIDGFRVPVRFLSQQIGRDIDLVGLFASLEHEFVWSAPSRRTAIKAYLQLLAVTVRRLLEQERVRPISSAREAETVMHFRELVEKHYRDHPSLDVYARKLGVTAARLNACCRMTTGKSSLALINDRLLTEAKRNLLYSDMTVNEIGAALGYADPAYFNRFFSRNVGLSPGRFRERLFSDETRAAAS from the coding sequence ATGATTCCGCACTATTTTTTGTACGAGGAAGCGGCTTCGAAGGTCGAACCGTCGTTCCTCCATATCGAGCCGATCCCGGTGCGCAGCGGCAGGCACAATTGGACAATCCGGACGCACACGCATCCCGACCATCACCAGGTCCTGGTGATCAGCAAGGGCGGCGGCGCCATCGAGGTCGAGGGCGTGAGCTGGGAGGTCTCGCCGCCGGCGCTGGTCATCATCCCGGCGCTAACGATCCATGCCATCCGCTTCAGACCCGGCACCGACGGCTATGTCATCACCGTGGCGCTGCCCTTCCTGCAATCCGCGCTCGATGACGATGCCAACCTCATCGACGGCTTTCGCGTACCGGTCCGCTTCCTGTCGCAACAGATCGGCCGCGACATCGACCTCGTCGGCCTGTTCGCCTCGCTCGAGCACGAATTCGTCTGGTCGGCACCTAGCCGCCGCACCGCCATCAAGGCCTATCTGCAACTGCTCGCAGTAACGGTTCGCCGGCTGCTCGAGCAGGAGCGTGTCCGTCCGATCTCCAGCGCACGGGAGGCGGAGACCGTGATGCACTTTCGCGAGCTGGTCGAGAAGCACTATCGCGATCACCCCTCGCTCGATGTCTACGCGCGCAAGCTCGGCGTCACGGCCGCGCGCCTCAACGCCTGCTGCCGGATGACGACAGGCAAGTCCTCGCTGGCGCTGATCAATGATCGGCTGCTCACGGAGGCCAAGCGCAACCTGCTCTACTCCGACATGACCGTGAACGAGATCGGCGCAGCACTCGGCTACGCCGATCCGGCCTATTTCAACCGCTTCTTCTCCCGCAATGTCGGCCTGTCGCCGGGCCGCTTCCGCGAGCGGCTGTTCTCCGACGAGACCCGCGCGGCTGCCAGCTGA
- a CDS encoding sugar phosphate isomerase/epimerase family protein has translation MTLPVLGAHTFGFAWDCVAEDAIERLAAAGYRTIQLMATPPHFDPWVQDAARTRRIRALIERHCLSLLALDLASSDINLASPSQHVVDFAVSSYVATIDRAAELGARWICVGSGRRHALLAKANDRLMVSFRDAFARIYDKAERAGVPVILENHPQGLLASAADITRFLDAEGYAGMPVIYDVANAVAIGEDPVEGLRALWPRLGIVHLSDSPKGQWRHDPIGSGEIDFAAIAALLRQRAYEGRIVLEILSDQPLKDIDEGAAILKRQGLAFSLAG, from the coding sequence ATGACGCTTCCGGTGCTCGGCGCCCACACTTTCGGCTTCGCGTGGGACTGCGTCGCGGAGGACGCCATCGAGCGGCTCGCCGCTGCGGGCTATCGCACCATCCAGTTGATGGCGACGCCGCCGCACTTCGATCCCTGGGTACAGGACGCCGCGCGCACGCGGCGAATTCGCGCGCTGATCGAGCGGCATTGCCTGTCGCTCCTGGCGCTCGACCTCGCCAGCAGCGACATCAATCTCGCAAGCCCGTCGCAACACGTGGTCGATTTTGCGGTTTCGTCTTATGTGGCCACGATCGACCGCGCCGCCGAGCTCGGCGCGCGCTGGATCTGCGTCGGCTCCGGCCGCCGGCACGCGCTGCTTGCCAAGGCCAACGACCGATTGATGGTGAGTTTTCGCGACGCCTTCGCCCGCATTTACGACAAGGCGGAGCGCGCCGGCGTGCCGGTCATCCTCGAAAACCATCCGCAGGGGCTGCTCGCCAGCGCCGCGGACATCACTCGCTTTCTCGATGCCGAAGGCTATGCCGGGATGCCGGTGATCTACGATGTCGCCAATGCCGTTGCGATTGGCGAGGATCCGGTCGAGGGTCTTAGGGCGCTGTGGCCCCGTCTCGGCATCGTTCATCTATCGGACAGTCCGAAGGGGCAGTGGCGACACGATCCGATCGGCTCGGGCGAGATCGATTTTGCGGCCATCGCTGCGCTGCTGAGGCAGCGAGCCTATGAGGGCAGGATCGTGCTCGAGATCCTGTCGGACCAGCCGCTCAAGGACATCGACGAAGGCGCCGCGATACTCAAGCGGCAGGGCCTGGCCTTTTCTCTCGCCGGCTGA
- a CDS encoding ABC transporter substrate-binding protein, with product MTMTRRSFVGAGLATALAPRLARAQSDNTIRIGVITDMSGIYRDVSGPTTVACAQQAAAEFMAANPSIKVEILVADHQNKADVGLAIIRKWFDQDGVDVIENVGNSSIALGAKYLIEDKNKVALITTAGSSDLTGKSCSANLVHWSWDSWCLAHSTATSLVRTGGSKWFFLTADYAFGHAAEADAAKFVKAAGGTVLGSVRYPFGSTSDFSSFLLQAQSSGANVIAFANSGNELINCLKQAQEFGLDQGGARMAALVGYVTDVIGMGLSTAKGLSLTETFYWDLNERTRAFMNRVKPRLAANVYPNMSQAGDYACVLHYLKAVKELGAEQAKRNGREVVELMKKMPTDDDCFGQGMIRADGRKIHPAYLFEVKKPAESTSTGDVYKLVSTLSATEAFRPLDEGSCALVRS from the coding sequence ATGACCATGACACGCCGCAGTTTCGTCGGTGCCGGCCTCGCCACGGCGTTGGCGCCGCGCCTCGCCCGGGCGCAGTCCGACAACACGATCCGCATCGGCGTGATCACCGACATGTCCGGCATCTATCGCGACGTGTCGGGGCCCACGACAGTCGCCTGCGCACAGCAGGCGGCTGCCGAATTCATGGCGGCCAACCCTTCCATCAAGGTCGAGATCCTGGTCGCCGACCATCAGAACAAGGCCGACGTCGGCCTTGCGATCATCCGCAAATGGTTCGATCAGGATGGCGTCGACGTGATCGAGAATGTCGGCAACTCCTCGATCGCGCTCGGCGCCAAATACTTGATCGAGGACAAGAACAAGGTTGCCTTGATCACCACCGCCGGATCGTCGGACCTGACCGGCAAGAGCTGCAGCGCCAACCTCGTGCACTGGTCCTGGGATTCCTGGTGCCTCGCCCATTCGACGGCGACCTCGCTCGTGCGCACCGGCGGCTCGAAATGGTTTTTCCTCACCGCCGACTATGCGTTCGGCCATGCTGCCGAGGCGGACGCGGCGAAATTCGTTAAGGCGGCCGGCGGCACCGTGCTCGGCTCGGTCCGCTATCCCTTCGGGTCGACCTCGGACTTCTCGTCCTTCCTGCTGCAGGCTCAGTCGAGCGGCGCGAATGTGATCGCCTTTGCCAATTCCGGCAATGAGCTGATCAACTGTCTGAAGCAGGCCCAGGAGTTCGGTCTGGACCAGGGCGGCGCGCGCATGGCGGCGCTGGTCGGCTATGTTACCGACGTCATCGGCATGGGCCTGTCGACGGCCAAGGGCCTGTCGCTCACCGAGACCTTCTACTGGGATCTCAACGAGCGAACGCGCGCCTTCATGAACCGGGTGAAGCCGCGCCTGGCAGCAAACGTCTATCCCAACATGAGCCAGGCCGGCGACTACGCTTGCGTGCTGCACTACCTCAAGGCGGTGAAGGAGCTCGGCGCCGAGCAGGCCAAGCGCAACGGGCGCGAGGTCGTCGAGCTGATGAAGAAGATGCCGACCGACGACGACTGCTTCGGTCAGGGCATGATCCGCGCCGACGGGCGCAAGATCCATCCGGCCTATCTCTTCGAGGTGAAGAAGCCCGCGGAGAGCACGTCGACCGGCGACGTCTACAAGCTGGTCTCGACGCTGAGCGCAACCGAGGCGTTCCGGCCCCTCGACGAGGGTAGTTGCGCGCTCGTGCGCAGCTGA
- a CDS encoding FAD-dependent oxidoreductase, whose protein sequence is MSGQARDLSCDVLVVGSGAGGLSAAITARKCGLDVIIVEKDEYFGGTTAFSGGVLWIPGNRHARDAGVTDSRDAARTYLKHETGHHFDDAAIDAFLDVGPRMLDFFEKETEAKFVLSAYPDYHPDVEGGTKLGRSVTAAPYDASGLGTEIRRLRPPLETITFIGMMFNSSNDELKHFFRVTSSLASAIYVARRLASHLWDLARYRRGVKITSGNALAARLARTVFDLGIPLLTATPAQRLISRNGAIAGAIVGDTQGEYAITARRAVVLASGGFPHDQARIARAYPHLARGGEHLSPTPAANTGDGIRMAEVAGGSCDIRFPSAAAWMPVSRVPLGNRTGVFPHLVDRYKPGVIAVNRQGRRFTNESESYHDVGAAMIANGAGGRETAAWLICDHATIRKYGLGYAKPAPVPLGPFVRNGYLSRGATLRELAAATGIEADGLEATVREYNEGAVHGIDRAFKRGSTAFNRYLGDAEHKPNPNVAPIGTGPYYALKLIMGDLGTFDGLTTDLVGRVVRHDGTAIAGLYAVGNDRASIMGGNYPGAGITLGPIMTFGYITGRHLAGQQA, encoded by the coding sequence ATGTCAGGACAAGCGCGTGATTTGTCGTGCGACGTGCTGGTCGTGGGCTCGGGCGCCGGCGGATTGTCCGCCGCGATCACGGCCCGGAAGTGCGGGCTCGACGTGATCATCGTCGAGAAGGACGAGTACTTCGGCGGCACCACGGCTTTTTCCGGCGGCGTGCTGTGGATTCCCGGAAATCGCCATGCGCGCGATGCGGGCGTCACGGACAGCCGCGACGCGGCGCGCACCTATCTCAAGCACGAGACCGGCCATCATTTCGACGATGCGGCGATCGATGCCTTTCTCGATGTCGGCCCGCGCATGCTCGATTTCTTCGAGAAGGAGACCGAAGCGAAATTCGTGCTGTCGGCCTATCCCGACTATCATCCGGACGTCGAGGGCGGCACCAAGCTCGGCCGCTCGGTGACCGCGGCGCCCTACGACGCCAGCGGGCTCGGCACGGAGATCCGCCGGCTGCGGCCGCCGCTCGAGACCATCACCTTCATCGGCATGATGTTCAACTCGTCCAATGACGAGCTGAAGCATTTCTTCCGCGTCACGAGTTCGCTCGCTTCGGCAATCTACGTGGCCCGGCGGCTTGCCAGCCACCTCTGGGATCTCGCCCGCTATCGCCGCGGGGTCAAGATCACCAGCGGCAATGCGCTGGCGGCGCGGCTTGCGAGGACCGTCTTCGATCTCGGGATTCCGCTGCTCACGGCAACGCCCGCGCAACGGCTGATCAGCCGGAACGGCGCCATCGCGGGCGCGATCGTCGGCGATACGCAGGGCGAGTACGCGATCACGGCGCGCCGCGCAGTGGTGCTGGCGAGCGGCGGTTTTCCGCACGATCAGGCGCGCATTGCGCGCGCCTATCCGCATCTTGCCCGAGGTGGCGAACATTTGTCGCCGACACCTGCGGCCAACACCGGCGACGGCATCCGCATGGCAGAGGTGGCCGGCGGCAGCTGCGACATCCGCTTTCCGAGTGCGGCGGCGTGGATGCCGGTGTCGCGCGTGCCGCTCGGCAATCGCACCGGCGTGTTTCCGCATCTCGTGGACCGCTACAAGCCCGGTGTGATCGCGGTGAACAGGCAAGGGCGGCGCTTCACCAACGAGTCCGAGTCCTACCACGACGTCGGCGCCGCGATGATCGCCAATGGCGCCGGCGGTAGGGAGACCGCGGCCTGGCTGATCTGCGATCACGCCACGATCCGCAAGTACGGCCTCGGCTATGCCAAGCCTGCACCAGTGCCGCTCGGACCCTTCGTGCGCAACGGCTATCTGAGCCGCGGCGCGACGCTGCGCGAGCTGGCCGCTGCGACGGGCATCGAGGCCGACGGTCTGGAAGCAACGGTGCGCGAGTACAATGAAGGCGCGGTCCATGGCATTGACCGCGCGTTCAAGCGCGGCTCGACGGCCTTCAACCGCTATCTCGGCGACGCCGAGCACAAGCCAAACCCGAACGTGGCCCCGATCGGCACCGGGCCGTACTACGCGCTGAAGCTCATCATGGGCGATCTCGGCACATTCGACGGTCTGACTACCGACCTGGTCGGTCGCGTGGTGCGCCACGACGGTACGGCGATCGCCGGACTCTATGCCGTCGGCAATGATCGTGCCTCGATCATGGGCGGCAACTATCCTGGTGCCGGCATCACGCTCGGGCCGATCATGACCTTCGGTTACATCACCGGCCGTCATCTGGCTGGCCAGCAAGCCTGA
- a CDS encoding NAD-dependent epimerase/dehydratase family protein: protein MQILITGGGGFIGAWLARRLAGDGHRLRVFESVERSAQFNGIVGAAAASVEWRIGDIADGQAVRAAAEGCDGIVHLAGVLTPACKADPVRGAMINLVGTLNVFNAAQALGIRRIVYTSSAGVYGPDDETTPRPITHYGAFKLACEGSARAYWEDHGIASIGFRPYIVYGYGRETGLTAGPSLACRAAARGETYIIPYIGTAGLVFVDDVVAAYYAALRREPHGAHVFNLPGEVVSNDDVVAAVRDVVPDAKIGIDGPVLPFAEDVGEGDLRRALPGLPLTSLRDGIRRTIELYRAAP, encoded by the coding sequence ATGCAGATTCTGATCACAGGCGGCGGCGGTTTCATCGGAGCGTGGCTGGCGCGACGGCTCGCGGGCGATGGTCATCGGCTGCGCGTGTTCGAGTCGGTCGAGCGCTCGGCGCAGTTCAACGGGATTGTCGGAGCTGCCGCCGCGTCCGTGGAGTGGCGCATCGGCGATATCGCGGATGGGCAGGCGGTGCGTGCCGCAGCCGAAGGCTGCGACGGAATTGTCCATCTCGCCGGCGTGCTGACGCCGGCCTGCAAGGCCGATCCCGTGCGCGGCGCGATGATCAACCTCGTCGGCACGTTGAACGTCTTCAACGCCGCGCAAGCGCTCGGTATCCGCCGCATCGTCTATACGAGCAGCGCCGGCGTCTACGGCCCTGACGACGAGACGACGCCGCGGCCCATTACCCATTACGGGGCATTCAAGCTCGCCTGCGAAGGCAGCGCGCGGGCCTATTGGGAGGACCATGGCATCGCCAGCATCGGCTTCCGGCCCTATATCGTCTATGGCTATGGCCGCGAAACCGGGTTGACTGCGGGCCCATCGCTGGCCTGCCGCGCGGCCGCGCGTGGCGAGACCTATATCATTCCCTATATCGGCACGGCCGGCCTCGTGTTCGTCGACGATGTCGTCGCGGCCTATTACGCCGCGCTTCGCCGCGAGCCTCATGGGGCGCACGTCTTCAACTTGCCGGGCGAGGTGGTTTCGAACGACGACGTCGTCGCGGCCGTGCGTGACGTCGTCCCCGATGCGAAGATTGGGATCGATGGTCCCGTGCTTCCATTCGCGGAGGACGTCGGCGAGGGCGACTTGCGGCGCGCGCTTCCCGGCTTGCCCTTGACCTCGTTGCGCGACGGCATTCGTCGCACCATCGAGCTTTACCGGGCGGCCCCATGA
- a CDS encoding Gfo/Idh/MocA family protein codes for MSRVAVAVIGAGAIGRAHCETIRRSESCRLAAIAEPAAAGKTYAESLGVPWYADARDLLGIMKPDAAIIATPNATHREFAIACIERGIVALVEKPIASTLADAAAIAAASERAGVAVLVGHHRRHNPITRRARSLIAEGALGRLTSATVLATFYKPADYFEVAWRREPGGGPVLINLIHEIDLVRHLCGEIASVQAVVSNAVRGFDVEDSAAILLRLAGGALVTLSLSDTAASPWSWDLASGESLNYPPQPAAVQTHFLSGTEGALALPTLDYWHYSSAKSWFAPISRDSVGVERGDPYLAQIDHLARVVRGSEAPLITARDGMLTLRATMAVHKAAKTGQIVRPDQEMEL; via the coding sequence ATGAGCAGGGTCGCCGTGGCGGTGATTGGGGCCGGCGCAATCGGACGGGCCCATTGCGAGACGATCCGCCGATCGGAGAGCTGCAGGCTCGCGGCGATCGCCGAACCTGCCGCAGCGGGAAAGACTTACGCGGAGAGCCTCGGCGTGCCCTGGTATGCGGATGCGCGCGATCTGCTGGGTATAATGAAGCCGGATGCGGCGATCATCGCCACGCCGAATGCGACCCATCGCGAGTTCGCGATCGCCTGCATCGAGCGCGGCATTGTGGCACTGGTCGAAAAGCCGATCGCGAGCACGCTCGCTGATGCGGCGGCGATCGCGGCTGCCTCGGAGCGCGCGGGCGTGGCCGTTCTGGTCGGGCACCATCGGCGGCACAATCCGATCACGCGGCGAGCCCGTTCCTTGATCGCCGAAGGCGCGCTCGGCCGCCTGACCAGCGCGACCGTGCTTGCGACCTTCTATAAGCCCGCCGATTATTTCGAGGTGGCATGGCGACGAGAGCCCGGCGGCGGGCCGGTGCTGATCAACCTCATTCACGAGATCGATCTGGTGCGCCACCTCTGCGGCGAGATCGCCTCCGTGCAGGCTGTCGTCTCCAACGCGGTGCGAGGCTTCGACGTCGAGGACAGTGCGGCGATCCTGCTCCGGCTCGCTGGTGGTGCGCTGGTGACGCTGAGCCTCAGCGACACCGCGGCAAGCCCCTGGAGCTGGGATCTCGCCAGCGGCGAGAGCCTGAACTATCCGCCGCAGCCGGCCGCGGTGCAGACGCATTTCCTCAGCGGCACCGAAGGCGCGCTGGCGCTGCCGACGCTCGACTATTGGCACTATTCGTCGGCGAAGAGCTGGTTTGCCCCGATCTCGCGCGACTCGGTTGGCGTCGAACGCGGCGATCCCTACCTTGCGCAGATCGATCATCTGGCGCGGGTGGTCCGTGGCAGCGAGGCGCCACTGATTACCGCCCGCGACGGCATGCTGACCCTGCGAGCCACGATGGCAGTTCACAAAGCGGCCAAAACCGGTCAGATAGTGCGGCCTGATCAGGAGATGGAATTGTGA
- a CDS encoding IclR family transcriptional regulator: protein MNQDAALMLKNPDPVDAPSGLLERTLGVLELLATNARGMQLFEIADSLHIPRSATHRVLTSLIEHGYVKQEREQGAYQLTAKIASLAFTFLAGSGITDFAQPLLDHLARESGELVRLAMIDGRELVWVAKAQGSPAGLRYDPDMGQVGRLSCSASGHAWLSCLSDEDARALVEKQGYGLRKDYGPRAPESWPALLKYLRQSRKRGVSICVQTYTPWMSASAAPIRHPKSKEVTGAVVIAGPHIRLTEERMLELAPALLQTAQELSMATLASPGLYGRAARPGESFFGAGS, encoded by the coding sequence GTGAATCAGGATGCTGCCTTGATGCTGAAGAACCCGGATCCCGTCGATGCGCCCAGCGGCCTTTTGGAGCGCACGCTCGGCGTGCTCGAGCTGCTCGCGACGAATGCCCGTGGCATGCAGTTATTCGAGATCGCCGACTCGCTGCACATTCCGCGCAGTGCCACGCACCGCGTGCTGACGAGCCTGATCGAGCATGGCTATGTCAAGCAGGAACGCGAGCAGGGCGCCTACCAGCTCACCGCCAAGATCGCCTCGCTTGCCTTCACCTTCCTCGCCGGCAGCGGCATCACCGATTTCGCCCAGCCGCTGCTGGATCACCTGGCGCGCGAGAGCGGCGAGCTGGTACGTCTCGCCATGATCGATGGTCGCGAGCTCGTATGGGTGGCTAAGGCGCAGGGCTCGCCCGCCGGCCTGCGCTACGATCCGGACATGGGCCAAGTGGGACGGCTGTCCTGCTCGGCGAGCGGTCACGCCTGGCTGTCGTGCCTGTCGGACGAGGACGCGCGCGCGCTGGTCGAGAAGCAGGGCTATGGGCTGCGCAAGGATTATGGCCCGCGCGCGCCCGAGAGTTGGCCGGCGCTGCTGAAATATCTGCGCCAGTCCCGCAAGCGCGGCGTCAGCATCTGCGTGCAGACCTATACGCCCTGGATGAGCGCGTCCGCGGCCCCCATCCGTCATCCCAAGTCCAAGGAGGTGACCGGGGCCGTGGTAATCGCCGGTCCCCATATCCGGCTGACCGAGGAGCGCATGCTCGAGTTGGCGCCGGCGCTGCTGCAGACGGCGCAGGAGCTGTCGATGGCGACGCTCGCCTCGCCCGGTCTCTACGGCCGTGCCGCGCGGCCGGGCGAAAGCTTCTTCGGCGCTGGCAGCTGA